A stretch of the Flavobacterium aquiphilum genome encodes the following:
- a CDS encoding thioredoxin family protein → MKTIKILGPGCPKCKTTFQNAEKAVAQLGIEAKIIKIEDIEEMMRYNVLTTPVLMIDDLVKIKGRIAQIDEIKDFLKQ, encoded by the coding sequence ATGAAAACAATTAAAATTCTTGGCCCAGGCTGCCCAAAATGCAAAACCACTTTTCAGAATGCAGAGAAAGCCGTCGCTCAATTAGGAATTGAAGCCAAAATAATCAAGATTGAAGATATCGAAGAAATGATGCGATATAACGTACTGACCACTCCTGTTTTGATGATTGATGATTTAGTAAAAATAAAAGGAAGAATTGCCCAGATAGACGAAATTAAAGATTTTTTAAAACAATAA
- a CDS encoding bifunctional GNAT family N-acetyltransferase/carbon-nitrogen hydrolase family protein, whose protein sequence is MAEIIEIRPLTINDYRQLMEAMKASYKNWSGSLWSPNAIDSLIEKFPEGQFVICSDQKIVGCALSIIVKYDDFGDNHTYAQITGKYSFTTHNTAGDVLYGVEVFIHPEQRGKRLGRRLYDARKELCEKLNLRAIVFGGRIPNYHKYADSMRPKEYIAKVKMKEIYDPVLSFQLSNDFHVKKVLTNYMPDDLQSKEYATLLQWDNVYYVSENDFKKRITRNVRLGLVQWQMRFYETIDEMFRHAEYFIDSISAYHSDFALFPELFSGPLMALIESKNEAESMRKLADYTNQIKDKFSEWAVKHNVNIITGSMPLLENDALLNVGYLCHRNGHVEKYEKIHVTPDEEKFWGLKGGRNIRTFETDAGLVGVLICYDIEFPELARILAEERVQILFVPFLTDTHNAYMRVRHCAAARAIENECFVAITGSVGNLPQVENMDLHYSQAVVFTPCDFAFPFNGIKSEATANTEMILISDVDLRLLEDLHFHGSVRNLLDKRNDIYSLQLKK, encoded by the coding sequence ATGGCGGAAATTATCGAAATACGGCCTCTGACAATAAACGACTACAGACAACTCATGGAAGCAATGAAAGCTTCGTATAAAAATTGGTCGGGTAGTCTTTGGTCTCCAAATGCGATTGATTCACTCATAGAAAAGTTTCCCGAAGGACAGTTTGTTATTTGCAGTGATCAGAAAATAGTTGGCTGTGCATTGTCAATTATTGTGAAATATGATGATTTTGGAGATAACCATACTTATGCACAAATTACGGGCAAGTATTCTTTTACGACTCACAACACGGCAGGTGATGTGCTTTATGGCGTTGAGGTGTTTATTCATCCGGAACAAAGAGGTAAACGTTTAGGAAGGAGACTCTACGATGCCCGAAAAGAATTGTGCGAAAAATTGAACCTTAGGGCAATAGTCTTTGGAGGAAGAATTCCGAATTATCATAAATATGCAGATAGCATGCGCCCTAAGGAGTACATTGCTAAAGTAAAAATGAAGGAGATATATGATCCTGTTTTAAGCTTTCAATTAAGCAATGATTTTCATGTAAAAAAAGTTTTGACCAACTATATGCCTGATGATCTTCAGAGCAAGGAGTATGCTACTCTTTTGCAATGGGATAATGTGTATTATGTGAGTGAGAATGATTTTAAAAAAAGGATAACCCGAAACGTCCGATTGGGTTTGGTTCAATGGCAAATGAGGTTTTATGAAACAATTGATGAGATGTTTAGGCATGCTGAATATTTTATTGACTCGATATCGGCATATCACTCAGATTTTGCCTTGTTTCCCGAGTTATTTAGTGGCCCATTGATGGCTTTGATTGAAAGTAAAAATGAAGCAGAGTCAATGCGGAAACTAGCAGATTATACCAACCAGATAAAGGATAAATTTAGTGAATGGGCGGTTAAGCATAATGTTAATATAATCACCGGTAGTATGCCATTGCTCGAGAATGATGCCCTTTTAAATGTAGGTTACCTATGTCATCGCAATGGTCATGTAGAAAAATATGAAAAAATTCATGTTACTCCTGATGAAGAAAAATTTTGGGGGCTAAAAGGCGGGCGAAATATAAGAACCTTTGAAACAGATGCCGGCCTTGTGGGCGTATTGATTTGTTATGATATAGAATTTCCTGAACTCGCCCGAATTTTGGCAGAAGAAAGAGTTCAGATACTTTTCGTCCCATTTCTCACAGATACTCATAATGCCTATATGAGAGTCAGACATTGTGCTGCCGCACGGGCAATAGAAAATGAATGCTTTGTCGCCATTACGGGTAGTGTCGGAAACCTTCCACAAGTCGAAAATATGGATTTACACTACTCTCAGGCAGTCGTATTTACGCCTTGCGATTTCGCTTTTCCTTTTAACGGAATAAAAAGCGAAGCCACAGCCAACACAGAGATGATATTGATTTCCGATGTAGATTTACGTCTCTTGGAAGATTTGCACTTTCACGGCAGCGTTAGAAACCTGTTGGATAAAAGAAATGATATTTATTCATTGCAACTAAAAAAGTAA
- a CDS encoding aromatic aminobenezylarsenical efflux permease ArsG family transporter: protein MEWLNALAQNSEFPLLAALALGLLTAIAPCPLATNITATAFIAKTIDNKKKVLCSGMLYTLGRMFSYTLIGVSIYLGTDKFQIAKLFQANGEKYIGFVFVFFGLIMLDVIKFNFIKGGDWIEKLSDKLKIKGLQGAFLLGALFALAFCPYSGALFFGILIPMTIKSGLTMAVLFSIGSGIPVIIFAFVIAFSMEKLGIYFKAVTKIEKVMRIANGIIFIGTGFYYLNIYFKINSMLSF, encoded by the coding sequence ATGGAATGGTTAAATGCATTGGCTCAAAACAGTGAGTTTCCATTATTGGCGGCATTGGCTTTGGGGTTACTAACAGCAATTGCCCCTTGTCCTCTGGCAACCAATATTACGGCAACAGCTTTCATCGCCAAAACCATTGACAATAAAAAAAAGGTTTTATGCAGTGGCATGCTTTACACTTTGGGAAGAATGTTTTCATACACTCTTATTGGAGTAAGCATCTACTTGGGCACAGACAAATTCCAAATAGCAAAACTTTTTCAGGCAAATGGAGAAAAATATATAGGATTTGTATTTGTTTTTTTTGGCCTGATAATGCTAGATGTTATCAAATTCAATTTCATAAAAGGAGGAGATTGGATCGAAAAACTTTCAGATAAATTAAAAATAAAAGGTTTACAGGGTGCTTTTTTATTAGGTGCTTTATTTGCTTTGGCATTTTGTCCCTATAGTGGAGCTTTGTTTTTTGGAATATTAATTCCGATGACCATCAAATCCGGTTTGACAATGGCTGTGTTGTTTTCAATTGGTAGCGGAATACCTGTAATTATTTTCGCTTTTGTCATCGCTTTTAGTATGGAAAAACTTGGGATATACTTCAAAGCCGTAACCAAAATTGAAAAGGTAATGCGGATCGCAAATGGAATAATATTCATAGGTACAGGATTTTATTACCTAAACATCTATTTTAAAATAAATAGCATGCTAAGTTTTTAA
- a CDS encoding permease encodes MFDWLQNFADWLIYSVFAIEQHSKLGDALNFFVFDTLKIALLLFLITTVMGIVNSYFPVEKVRNFLSRNKLYGLEYLFASSFGVITPFCSCSSVPLFIGFVKGGIPLGITFTYLITAPLVNEVAIALFLGTFGFKITAIYVGTGILLGIIGGYTLGKLKLEKHLSPWVQSIINNSHTEEELIEEKLSLSERFPNILKEACTIVKGVSPYIIIGIAIGGLMHGFVPTGFFENYINTGQWYAVPLAVIMGVPMYSNAAGVIPIIQVLVAKGVPLGTAIAFMMGVIGLSLPEAMLLKKVMNWKLIAIYFGTIAFFMIVSGYIFNIIL; translated from the coding sequence ATGTTTGACTGGCTGCAAAATTTTGCCGATTGGCTGATTTATTCAGTCTTTGCAATTGAACAACATTCCAAACTTGGAGATGCTTTAAATTTTTTCGTATTTGATACGTTAAAAATTGCTTTATTGCTTTTTTTAATCACAACGGTAATGGGGATTGTCAACTCCTATTTTCCTGTGGAAAAAGTGCGCAATTTTTTGAGTCGCAATAAACTCTATGGATTAGAATACCTTTTTGCGTCCTCTTTTGGGGTTATCACACCATTTTGTTCGTGTTCATCAGTTCCTTTGTTTATTGGTTTTGTCAAAGGAGGAATTCCGCTTGGAATCACATTTACCTATCTTATAACTGCACCATTGGTAAACGAAGTAGCGATTGCACTATTTTTAGGAACTTTTGGATTTAAAATAACGGCTATATATGTTGGAACCGGAATACTTTTAGGTATTATTGGCGGTTATACTTTAGGCAAATTAAAGTTGGAAAAACATCTTTCTCCATGGGTACAAAGCATTATTAACAATTCCCACACAGAAGAAGAACTGATAGAAGAAAAGCTAAGCTTGTCAGAGCGATTTCCCAATATTTTAAAAGAGGCCTGCACTATTGTCAAAGGGGTTTCTCCATATATTATCATTGGTATTGCCATTGGAGGATTAATGCATGGTTTTGTTCCGACAGGATTTTTTGAAAATTATATTAATACGGGACAATGGTACGCAGTGCCATTGGCAGTTATCATGGGAGTACCAATGTACAGCAATGCAGCTGGAGTTATTCCGATTATTCAAGTATTAGTAGCCAAAGGTGTTCCGCTGGGAACTGCCATAGCTTTTATGATGGGAGTTATTGGTTTGTCCCTGCCCGAAGCAATGCTTTTGAAAAAAGTAATGAACTGGAAATTGATCGCAATTTACTTTGGGACTATTGCTTTCTTCATGATTGTTTCCGGCTATATTTTTAACATTATTCTATGA
- a CDS encoding ArsR/SmtB family transcription factor, with translation MPAVKTNHYTEEQEQAARFAKALAHPVRIAILQLLNNQTCCYHGNMAEELPIAKSTLSQHLNELKDAELIQGNITSPTVRYCINRDKWNLAIRLLSGILPPNLEPNVAIVVNPEQLINK, from the coding sequence ATGCCGGCTGTAAAAACAAATCATTACACAGAAGAACAAGAACAAGCTGCCCGTTTTGCTAAAGCTTTGGCACATCCGGTGAGGATAGCCATTTTACAACTACTCAATAATCAGACTTGTTGTTACCATGGTAATATGGCTGAGGAATTACCTATTGCGAAATCAACCCTTTCCCAGCATTTGAATGAATTGAAAGATGCAGAATTGATCCAAGGAAATATTACGTCGCCAACAGTAAGATATTGCATCAATAGGGACAAATGGAATTTGGCTATCCGTTTACTAAGCGGAATTCTACCACCGAATCTAGAACCAAATGTTGCCATAGTTGTGAATCCGGAACAATTAATAAATAAATAG
- a CDS encoding phospholipase A, with translation MENYLKKTLQILVLSLFASTSLLGQSSIFKKRESYQTLNQIWELEPETKKEPFLITTYKPVYVLPFRFSSHRRAVDFVVPADEVSTEKSIQLDNVEATIQLSFKAKIAQNIFGKGDLWIAYTQKSYWQVYNAEFSRPFRETNYEPELIFNYPIKSDFLGLKTKMLGFAFNHQSNGREGNQFSRSWNRFIMHAGFEDKDWSLIVRTWVAFQTNENPDIENYMGRADATFNYRLNKHLLTLKAQHSLRTGDENHGSVEFDWAFPIYGNLTGYGQFFHGYGDAMIDYNQIHTIGGIGIVFAGTL, from the coding sequence ATGGAAAATTATTTAAAAAAAACATTGCAAATCTTAGTACTTTCTTTATTTGCGAGTACTTCTTTACTAGGACAATCGTCTATTTTTAAAAAAAGAGAATCGTATCAGACTCTTAATCAAATATGGGAGTTAGAACCTGAAACAAAAAAGGAACCTTTTTTGATTACTACCTATAAGCCGGTTTATGTTTTGCCTTTTCGATTTTCGAGCCATAGACGTGCTGTTGACTTTGTAGTGCCAGCTGATGAAGTTTCAACTGAGAAATCAATTCAATTGGACAATGTCGAAGCTACAATTCAATTAAGTTTCAAGGCCAAAATAGCACAAAATATTTTTGGAAAAGGTGATTTATGGATAGCTTATACCCAAAAATCGTATTGGCAAGTATATAATGCCGAATTTTCAAGACCTTTTAGAGAGACCAATTATGAGCCGGAACTTATCTTTAACTATCCCATAAAATCTGATTTTTTGGGTTTGAAAACCAAAATGCTAGGGTTTGCTTTTAACCACCAATCTAATGGAAGAGAAGGCAATCAATTTTCTCGCAGTTGGAATCGTTTCATTATGCACGCTGGCTTTGAAGACAAAGATTGGAGTTTAATAGTTAGAACTTGGGTTGCTTTTCAAACCAATGAAAATCCCGATATCGAAAACTATATGGGCAGAGCCGATGCTACCTTTAATTACAGATTGAACAAACATTTATTGACCCTAAAAGCACAGCATTCATTACGAACCGGTGATGAAAACCACGGTAGTGTTGAATTCGACTGGGCTTTTCCAATTTATGGAAATTTAACAGGCTATGGCCAATTTTTTCACGGATATGGAGATGCAATGATTGATTACAATCAAATTCATACCATTGGGGGAATCGGAATAGTATTTGCGGGAACTTTATAA
- a CDS encoding ligand-binding sensor domain-containing protein: MKQKIRIIILFLLFTFIVSAQSKDFVFSPINVLQGLSDNQVRYILQLPDGRMIFKTSGNINIYDGGQFKYIHRATGDVYPLTCYDGFYRIYQSKDSLLWIKDTHKLMCVDLRSEKYLSGLNSYFNKKGFRKPIEDFFMDSNKQLWIQVSGKLYNDDSTTILDLSANQGRLQDLESVKNNLYLFYSTGEVVCYDLKTKHKLYSIAAYQPKQQELFKNTSLVVKGNIGFYQLRNGSKGGFFFFDTQKRTWKKILETNYTLNTLVVNSDDIAYISCTYGIWIINCKSGEKRYLPTLKKVDGSILDTEISTLFYDKQGGLWLGTLNQGLLYYHASRYKFNYIGRSYFYKNSSKDVIVQSFAEDDAGNIYIKCQSGIYRYAVSLKNDKLTLVPSSLVPKEVFKKLNHNNKSINLSVNQTASLTDVRGWQWTGTQDGLKLFEPKKQKERFFYTKDGLSNNFVHAILEDRKHNIWITGSYGITKLQVDSVSEKIHFTNFTSEEGTLEGEYSDGAAFEAADGTLYFGGINGFNVLKSNNVVSEKLPFKAVFTNLFLRGVKVESGKKYDDRLILPQSAAYTKAIELSYDQNFLTFEFSALNYQNPSQTYYRYQLEGIDNEWREATISGRNENFNSDGILKIPYTNLPHGKCKLKVMTSNNNRHWNGLVTELQITINAPWWKTSIAYIVFIVLFIALIGSSFYAYVSYTRKKLEQNHREEVLLIRIKNLLEQCDFLQSEKETYLTQTNLNSIQSVEGNNGNNADSAFLARALEQVEKNLHISDYSVEQLSRDLCMDRTGLYRKLIGLLDKSPSLFIRNIRLQRAAALILEGELNISEITEKVGFSSSSYLSKCFQEMYGCRPSEYAEKAKKST, from the coding sequence ATGAAGCAAAAAATTAGAATCATTATACTTTTTCTTTTATTTACATTTATTGTTAGTGCCCAGTCTAAGGATTTTGTTTTTTCTCCAATTAATGTTTTACAGGGATTGAGTGATAATCAGGTAAGGTATATATTACAGCTGCCAGATGGGAGAATGATTTTTAAAACAAGTGGGAATATTAATATCTATGATGGTGGACAATTTAAATACATTCATCGGGCAACTGGTGATGTCTATCCATTAACTTGTTATGATGGTTTCTATCGAATTTATCAAAGTAAAGATTCGCTTCTTTGGATAAAAGATACTCATAAATTGATGTGTGTCGATCTTCGTTCCGAAAAATATCTGTCTGGTTTGAATTCCTATTTTAACAAAAAGGGATTTAGAAAACCTATTGAAGATTTTTTTATGGATTCTAATAAGCAGCTATGGATCCAAGTTTCCGGGAAGTTGTATAACGATGATTCTACTACTATCTTAGACTTATCTGCTAATCAGGGGCGTTTACAAGATTTAGAATCTGTCAAGAATAATTTGTATTTATTTTATAGTACAGGCGAAGTTGTCTGTTATGATTTAAAAACAAAACACAAACTTTACAGTATCGCTGCTTATCAGCCAAAACAACAAGAGCTTTTTAAAAACACTTCACTGGTAGTTAAGGGAAACATTGGCTTTTATCAATTGCGAAATGGAAGTAAAGGAGGTTTTTTCTTTTTTGATACCCAAAAACGTACTTGGAAAAAAATACTCGAAACTAATTACACCCTTAACACATTGGTAGTTAATTCAGATGATATTGCATATATCAGTTGTACTTATGGTATTTGGATAATTAATTGTAAGAGCGGTGAAAAACGTTATTTGCCTACATTGAAAAAAGTAGATGGAAGTATTTTGGATACTGAAATAAGTACTCTTTTTTATGATAAACAAGGAGGATTATGGCTAGGGACACTCAATCAAGGACTACTTTATTATCATGCTTCCAGATATAAATTCAATTATATTGGACGTTCCTATTTTTATAAAAACTCTTCAAAAGATGTAATAGTTCAGTCATTTGCAGAGGATGATGCTGGAAATATATACATTAAATGCCAATCAGGGATTTATCGCTATGCTGTCTCTTTGAAAAATGATAAGTTAACTCTTGTTCCTTCTTCGTTAGTGCCAAAAGAGGTTTTTAAAAAACTTAATCATAATAACAAATCGATTAATCTTAGTGTTAACCAAACTGCCTCACTTACTGATGTGCGTGGTTGGCAATGGACTGGAACTCAAGACGGATTAAAACTTTTTGAACCTAAAAAACAAAAAGAAAGATTTTTTTATACCAAAGACGGTTTGTCAAATAATTTTGTACATGCTATTTTAGAAGATAGGAAACATAACATTTGGATAACAGGTAGTTATGGGATAACAAAACTGCAAGTAGATTCTGTAAGTGAAAAAATTCATTTTACTAATTTTACTTCAGAAGAAGGAACATTGGAAGGAGAATATTCAGATGGGGCAGCATTTGAAGCAGCAGACGGAACGCTGTATTTTGGAGGTATAAATGGATTTAATGTATTGAAATCAAATAATGTGGTTTCAGAAAAATTACCATTTAAAGCTGTTTTTACTAATTTGTTTTTACGAGGAGTAAAGGTTGAATCAGGAAAAAAATATGATGATCGTCTTATTTTGCCTCAATCCGCTGCCTATACTAAGGCAATAGAATTGTCTTATGATCAGAACTTCCTAACCTTTGAATTTTCTGCGCTCAATTACCAAAACCCTTCTCAAACGTATTATCGTTATCAGTTAGAAGGTATTGATAATGAATGGAGAGAAGCTACTATTAGTGGACGAAACGAAAACTTTAATTCTGACGGCATTCTTAAAATTCCCTATACTAATCTTCCTCATGGAAAATGCAAACTAAAGGTTATGACCTCGAATAATAATCGACATTGGAATGGATTAGTTACCGAACTACAAATCACAATCAACGCACCATGGTGGAAAACTTCGATTGCTTATATAGTGTTTATAGTTCTTTTTATAGCTCTAATTGGTTCAAGTTTCTATGCTTATGTTTCTTATACCCGAAAGAAACTGGAACAAAATCATAGAGAAGAGGTTTTATTAATTAGGATAAAAAACTTATTAGAACAATGCGATTTTCTTCAATCAGAAAAGGAAACTTATTTAACTCAAACAAATTTAAATTCCATACAATCTGTTGAAGGGAATAACGGGAATAATGCTGATAGTGCTTTTTTAGCAAGAGCTTTGGAACAAGTAGAAAAAAACTTGCACATTTCAGACTATTCCGTAGAGCAACTCAGTCGAGATCTTTGCATGGATCGTACAGGTTTGTATCGTAAATTAATTGGGTTATTGGATAAATCGCCTTCCTTGTTTATTCGAAATATTCGCTTGCAAAGAGCTGCTGCATTGATTCTTGAAGGAGAACTCAATATTTCAGAGATTACTGAAAAAGTGGGTTTCAGTAGTTCTAGTTATTTGAGTAAATGCTTTCAGGAAATGTACGGTTGCCGTCCGTCTGAATATGCCGAAAAGGCTAAGAAATCAACCTAA
- a CDS encoding phospholipase A — protein sequence MHLITRQMGGKDINFSRSWYRFILHTGFENNQWSLVVRTWFATEINKNPDIEDYMGRGSVLFNYRINKHLLTLKAQHSLRFGEDNHSSIELDLTFPHI from the coding sequence TTGCATTTAATCACCCGTCAAATGGGAGGGAAGGACATAAATTTTTCCCGAAGTTGGTACCGATTTATTTTGCATACAGGTTTTGAAAATAATCAATGGAGTTTGGTTGTCAGAACATGGTTTGCAACTGAAATTAACAAAAACCCGGATATAGAAGATTATATGGGTAGAGGAAGCGTTCTCTTTAATTATAGAATAAATAAACATTTGTTGACATTAAAGGCACAACATTCGTTACGATTTGGTGAAGATAACCATAGCAGTATTGAGTTGGACTTGACTTTCCCCCATATATAA
- a CDS encoding rhodanese-like domain-containing protein, which translates to MEKQVEVFEICPTKTQALIKNGALLVDVREKEEVAQLAYDVPNIINIPLSIFEEHYTEIPKDREVVMVCKTGGRSLRAAGFLVYHGYENVINMKHGIVRWVQKGFPTIGDTAAVLENAAEHTCCDSHSHESERKNKCCH; encoded by the coding sequence ATGGAAAAACAAGTAGAAGTATTCGAAATCTGTCCAACCAAAACGCAAGCACTCATTAAAAATGGAGCATTATTAGTAGATGTTCGTGAAAAAGAGGAAGTGGCACAGTTAGCCTATGATGTACCAAATATCATCAATATTCCTTTAAGTATTTTTGAAGAACATTATACCGAGATTCCAAAAGACAGAGAGGTTGTTATGGTTTGCAAAACAGGCGGAAGAAGCCTGAGAGCTGCCGGATTTTTGGTCTATCACGGATACGAAAACGTAATTAATATGAAACACGGAATAGTTCGTTGGGTTCAGAAAGGATTCCCTACTATTGGCGATACTGCCGCGGTTTTAGAAAATGCTGCAGAACATACTTGCTGTGATTCACATTCTCATGAATCCGAAAGAAAAAATAAATGCTGCCACTAA
- a CDS encoding Crp/Fnr family transcriptional regulator — MGFEILKYSFKSNQLLGEIEPECMSELEEIKSVQLFTKNDVLYEQGSVAKALYRIRKGKVKIEQLNQDGKTRIVYVYIQDDFFGFRPLLSNEKHPVSAIFLEDSEIEIYAGNEFIKIAKESPNLSFNLVEILSFEFNVWINLISSLSHKSAKEKIALILLILNEKYRNDDGISEIIMTKSDIAKYSETSKETVVRVIGYLEEQGILINKGRSFEITNQKILEIIAEGF; from the coding sequence ATGGGCTTTGAAATTTTAAAATATTCTTTTAAAAGTAACCAACTTTTAGGTGAAATTGAACCTGAATGTATGTCGGAATTAGAGGAAATAAAGAGCGTTCAATTGTTTACTAAGAATGATGTTTTGTATGAGCAAGGTTCAGTGGCAAAGGCTTTATACCGAATAAGAAAAGGGAAGGTTAAAATAGAACAGCTTAACCAAGACGGCAAAACAAGAATAGTTTATGTATATATCCAGGATGATTTTTTTGGTTTTCGACCTTTGTTAAGCAATGAAAAACATCCCGTGTCCGCAATTTTTTTAGAAGATAGTGAAATTGAGATTTATGCGGGAAACGAATTCATTAAGATTGCTAAAGAATCCCCTAATTTATCATTTAACCTAGTTGAAATTTTAAGTTTTGAATTTAATGTTTGGATCAATTTGATTTCTTCACTTTCACATAAATCAGCAAAGGAGAAAATTGCTTTAATTTTGTTGATATTAAACGAAAAGTATAGAAATGATGATGGAATATCGGAAATCATTATGACTAAATCTGATATCGCCAAATATAGCGAAACATCAAAAGAAACAGTAGTCAGAGTTATTGGTTACTTGGAGGAACAAGGAATCTTAATAAATAAGGGCAGAAGTTTTGAAATTACAAACCAAAAAATACTTGAAATTATCGCTGAGGGATTCTAA
- a CDS encoding nitrophenyl compound nitroreductase subunit ArsF family protein: MSKKKFLAFVFTTLMMLSVSFIGNAQTKNVSTVQVIQFHSEHRCMTCNKIEELTKVALKKYPTIPFSLVNADDKKNEKLCTQFQAYGSSLFLYNTKTKKIQNLTEMAFMNAGDQDKFVKEFNKKMDAFLKS, translated from the coding sequence ATGAGTAAAAAAAAATTTTTAGCATTCGTGTTTACAACACTAATGATGTTATCTGTTTCTTTTATTGGAAACGCTCAAACCAAAAATGTCTCAACTGTCCAAGTAATTCAATTTCACTCGGAACACCGTTGTATGACCTGCAACAAGATTGAAGAATTAACTAAGGTTGCCTTAAAAAAGTATCCGACAATTCCGTTTTCGTTGGTGAATGCCGACGACAAAAAGAATGAAAAATTGTGTACTCAATTTCAGGCTTATGGCAGTTCTTTGTTTTTGTACAATACCAAAACCAAAAAAATACAGAATTTAACTGAAATGGCTTTTATGAATGCGGGAGACCAAGATAAATTCGTTAAGGAATTCAATAAGAAAATGGATGCTTTCCTAAAATCCTAA
- a CDS encoding 4-hydroxy-tetrahydrodipicolinate reductase translates to MKVGLIGFGKTGKSVASVLLENKEFCLEWVLRQSTILEHRSVPEFFGIHSDEPGLIYSSSKTTIKELLDKHPVDIIIDFSSNQGIYTYGIIASERKIKIITAISHYKEEEINLLKNLSSQTTVFWSPNITLGVNFLLFAAKFLKKIAPLVDIEINEEHFKTKEGTSGTAIKIAEALDIEKENINTVRAGGIVGKHEVIFGFPYQTVRLIHESISREAFGTGVIFVAENLKNKRTGLYRFEDLLAPYFKI, encoded by the coding sequence ATGAAAGTAGGATTAATTGGATTTGGAAAAACGGGCAAATCAGTTGCTTCGGTATTGCTTGAAAATAAAGAGTTTTGTTTGGAATGGGTGTTACGACAAAGCACCATTTTAGAACATAGATCGGTTCCTGAATTTTTTGGTATTCACTCAGATGAGCCTGGATTAATATATTCCAGTTCAAAAACAACCATAAAAGAACTTCTGGATAAACATCCAGTGGATATTATTATTGATTTTTCTTCCAATCAAGGAATTTACACCTATGGAATAATAGCCTCTGAACGAAAAATAAAAATTATTACTGCTATATCGCATTATAAGGAAGAGGAAATAAATCTATTGAAAAATTTATCCAGTCAAACCACTGTTTTTTGGTCTCCTAACATTACTTTAGGCGTAAATTTTTTATTGTTTGCTGCAAAATTTTTAAAAAAAATAGCCCCTTTGGTAGATATTGAAATCAACGAAGAACACTTTAAAACGAAAGAAGGGACTTCTGGTACCGCAATAAAAATTGCTGAAGCATTAGATATTGAAAAAGAAAACATTAACACGGTAAGAGCCGGTGGTATTGTTGGAAAACACGAAGTAATATTTGGGTTTCCGTATCAAACAGTCAGGCTTATTCACGAGTCTATTTCAAGAGAAGCGTTTGGTACCGGAGTAATTTTCGTTGCTGAAAACTTAAAAAACAAGAGGACCGGATTGTATCGTTTTGAGGATTTATTAGCACCGTATTTTAAAATTTAG
- a CDS encoding inclusion body family protein encodes MDSKLKNAEVLEAVLNNVAQITNIQIIIDTDKIQNDYPNGGSKDPAKPTGIGHQYQYMVSSNLTGSTGSGTADLTINALVGDVVRFNAVSEYDNFNSAVIMYNVQKFGGSNVFGDFTSKVFTAPGVQPSVGASPLPIQPVNTMTYWFYQADVITSGTEQYNISFALYTLDRTSAAMKLFGYFVWDPTIIVKG; translated from the coding sequence ATGGATTCAAAATTAAAAAACGCAGAAGTTCTAGAAGCAGTATTAAACAATGTTGCGCAAATTACTAACATTCAAATAATCATCGATACGGATAAGATCCAGAATGATTATCCAAACGGAGGAAGCAAAGATCCTGCAAAGCCAACAGGAATAGGACATCAATACCAATATATGGTAAGTTCTAATTTGACAGGAAGTACTGGAAGCGGTACCGCTGACTTGACTATTAATGCACTCGTTGGTGATGTCGTTCGGTTTAATGCTGTATCCGAGTATGACAATTTCAACAGTGCAGTTATAATGTATAATGTGCAGAAATTTGGTGGTTCAAATGTATTCGGTGATTTTACATCCAAAGTATTTACTGCGCCAGGAGTTCAGCCATCAGTAGGCGCGTCTCCTCTTCCAATTCAGCCTGTTAATACAATGACATATTGGTTTTATCAAGCTGACGTGATTACCAGCGGAACGGAGCAATATAATATTAGTTTTGCTCTTTATACTTTAGACAGAACTTCTGCTGCAATGAAATTGTTTGGCTATTTTGTATGGGATCCAACAATTATAGTTAAAGGGTAA